The Saccharothrix variisporea genome has a segment encoding these proteins:
- a CDS encoding GNAT family N-acetyltransferase, whose protein sequence is MELRYRPIRPHDDLDLDDSFTTTTVFVVDQDPHGFALREVPVDPPLRKVFPPDDDDLSGEGFVAEDGDIRGFVSLEVESWNRRLVIRQITVAPSHRGRGIGSHLMDLALDHGRRRHARTAWLETSSVNVPAVRAYQKMGFRLCGLDTTLYTGTPAEGETALYLARPL, encoded by the coding sequence GTGGAACTCCGGTACCGCCCCATCCGCCCGCACGACGACCTCGACCTCGACGACTCCTTCACCACCACAACGGTCTTCGTCGTCGACCAGGACCCGCACGGCTTCGCGCTGCGCGAAGTCCCGGTGGACCCGCCGTTGCGCAAGGTGTTCCCGCCGGACGACGACGACCTGTCCGGCGAGGGGTTCGTGGCCGAGGACGGTGACATCCGGGGGTTCGTGTCCCTGGAGGTCGAGAGTTGGAACCGGCGGCTGGTCATCCGCCAGATCACGGTCGCCCCCTCCCACCGCGGCCGGGGCATCGGCAGCCACCTCATGGACCTCGCCCTGGACCACGGTCGCCGGCGGCACGCGCGGACCGCCTGGCTGGAGACGTCCAGCGTCAACGTCCCCGCCGTGCGGGCGTACCAGAAGATGGGCTTCCGCCTGTGCGGCCTGGACACCACCCTCTACACGGGCACCCCGGCCGAGGGTGAGACCGCCCTCTACCTGGCCAGACCGCTCTAG
- a CDS encoding helix-turn-helix domain-containing protein: protein MELSEWVADIAVERFGAGGTQAHGPDPATTLVFCSRSEEAFVLGPRTRGRYFAGVDAHRLLVRLRPGLARAVLGVGVRSLVDEVVPLRELWGVSVGGPAGLRSALASRLADLDPRSDALVASAAGLVLTSGVAGAAARLHVSERHLRGLFGEAVGLPPKQYARVERVRRAVASGGTGGWTRVAAELGYYDQSHLHAEFRATMGVAPGAFAAGRYPEAAPC, encoded by the coding sequence GTGGAGCTGAGCGAGTGGGTGGCGGACATCGCCGTCGAGCGGTTCGGGGCCGGCGGCACGCAGGCGCACGGCCCCGACCCGGCCACGACGCTGGTGTTCTGCTCGCGGTCGGAGGAGGCGTTCGTCCTCGGGCCGCGCACGCGGGGGCGGTACTTCGCCGGCGTGGACGCCCACCGGTTGCTCGTGCGGCTGCGGCCGGGTCTGGCGCGGGCCGTCCTCGGGGTGGGCGTGCGGTCGCTGGTGGACGAGGTGGTGCCGTTGCGCGAGCTGTGGGGCGTGTCCGTGGGCGGGCCGGCGGGGTTGCGGTCGGCGCTGGCGTCCCGGCTTGCGGACCTGGACCCGCGATCGGACGCCTTGGTCGCCTCGGCGGCGGGGCTGGTGCTTACTTCCGGTGTCGCGGGTGCCGCGGCGCGCCTGCACGTCAGCGAACGGCACCTGCGTGGCTTGTTCGGGGAGGCCGTGGGGTTGCCGCCCAAGCAGTACGCGCGGGTCGAACGGGTGCGCCGGGCGGTGGCGTCGGGCGGGACCGGCGGCTGGACCCGGGTGGCGGCGGAACTGGGCTACTACGACCAGTCCCACCTGCACGCCGAGTTCCGGGCGACGATGGGCGTGGCCCCCGGCGCCTTCGCCGCCGGCCGGTACCCCGAGGCAGCGCCCTGCTAG